A stretch of Imperialibacter roseus DNA encodes these proteins:
- the pdeM gene encoding ligase-associated DNA damage response endonuclease PdeM: MKDSLEFTLLEQSLVLSIHKSIFWKEQECLIVSDLHLGKAGHFRKAGIPISSKVHVEDLDRLDLLLNTYQPKRLVMLGDLFHSDKNNEWEAFTIWRNQYEALEVTLTMGNHDIIATSNYRKINVDAVDELTLGPFFMSHHPTENSFGYNLAGHLHPGISLQGKARQGVRIPCFYFGQKGALLPAFGNFTGYVAISPGKQDKVFAVTPTSIITIQ; encoded by the coding sequence GTGAAGGATTCATTGGAGTTCACCCTGCTTGAACAATCGCTGGTACTGTCTATTCATAAATCCATCTTTTGGAAAGAGCAGGAGTGCCTGATTGTCTCCGATCTGCATCTCGGCAAGGCGGGGCACTTCCGAAAAGCAGGCATCCCCATCTCATCCAAAGTTCACGTTGAGGATCTCGACAGGCTTGATCTCCTGCTGAACACGTATCAACCAAAGCGACTGGTCATGCTGGGAGATCTTTTTCACAGCGACAAAAACAATGAGTGGGAAGCATTCACCATTTGGCGAAATCAATATGAAGCGCTGGAGGTTACCCTTACAATGGGCAATCATGACATTATTGCAACCAGCAACTACAGGAAAATTAATGTTGATGCTGTAGATGAACTTACTTTGGGCCCCTTTTTCATGAGTCACCACCCGACTGAAAACAGCTTCGGGTACAACCTTGCCGGTCACCTCCACCCCGGCATAAGCCTGCAGGGAAAGGCAAGACAGGGTGTGCGCATCCCTTGTTTTTATTTTGGCCAGAAAGGGGCTCTGTTGCCAGCATTCGGTAATTTTACAGGGTACGTTGCCATTTCCCCTGGCAAACAAGACAAAGTTTTTGCTGTAACTCCCACTTCCATCATCACCATTCAATGA
- a CDS encoding cell division protein FtsX, with the protein MATYEKKVRKKKKLGSYPFVSVVFSISLALFVLGLFGVFFLLTNNLTRFIQDNIEVQVYLNKNVTESEKIQLQKTLADKDYVAKKEGSQVVLISKEEAAKEFIKETGEDFTQFIGDNPLRDLIILKITPDYQSTEKLTQIKSELESIRGVFEVVYLDNLVESINKNLTKIGLVLIGFSAILLLVVVILINNTIKLALFSQRFLIRSMQLVGATAGFIQKPFLMRATFYGLLSAIIASAGLFVLLKYANSKIENLADLQRTDELLILFGSLLLVGMLVGFGSTYRAINKYLKMSLDELY; encoded by the coding sequence ATGGCTACATACGAGAAGAAAGTCAGAAAAAAGAAAAAACTAGGCAGCTACCCTTTCGTAAGCGTGGTATTCAGCATATCTCTTGCCTTGTTTGTCCTGGGCCTGTTCGGTGTCTTTTTCCTGCTAACAAACAACCTTACCCGCTTCATTCAGGACAATATTGAGGTGCAGGTTTACCTGAACAAAAACGTCACTGAATCAGAAAAAATACAGCTACAGAAAACGCTCGCCGATAAAGACTATGTAGCCAAAAAAGAAGGGAGCCAGGTAGTTTTAATCTCCAAAGAAGAAGCCGCCAAAGAATTTATTAAAGAAACCGGCGAAGATTTCACCCAATTCATTGGAGACAACCCACTCAGAGACTTGATTATCCTCAAGATAACTCCTGATTACCAGTCCACTGAAAAGCTCACCCAGATAAAAAGTGAATTGGAAAGCATAAGGGGAGTATTTGAGGTCGTTTATCTCGACAACCTCGTTGAAAGCATCAACAAAAACCTGACAAAGATCGGCCTGGTGCTCATTGGCTTCTCGGCTATCCTATTGCTGGTCGTTGTCATTCTGATTAACAATACTATTAAGCTGGCACTTTTCTCGCAGCGCTTCCTCATCAGAAGCATGCAACTGGTGGGTGCTACTGCCGGCTTTATTCAAAAGCCGTTTCTTATGAGAGCCACGTTCTATGGCTTGCTATCTGCAATTATTGCCAGTGCTGGGCTTTTTGTGCTTTTGAAATATGCCAATTCAAAAATCGAAAATCTGGCAGATTTGCAACGAACCGACGAGCTACTTATCCTTTTCGGCAGCCTGCTGCTGGTAGGCATGCTGGTAGGTTTCGGCAGCACTTACAGAGCTATCAACAAATATCTGAAAATGTCTTTGGACGAATTATATTGA
- a CDS encoding DUF3098 domain-containing protein, which yields MSNKEKFPFQKINYIIMIAGVLVLCLGFIIMTLDTEPYGFGFAGLTLGPLTVLAGFIIEFFAIFYQPKESK from the coding sequence ATGAGCAACAAAGAAAAATTTCCATTCCAGAAGATAAACTACATCATCATGATTGCCGGGGTGTTAGTACTGTGCCTTGGATTTATCATCATGACACTCGATACTGAGCCTTATGGTTTCGGATTTGCCGGGTTAACGCTGGGCCCCCTTACCGTGCTCGCTGGCTTCATCATCGAATTTTTTGCGATTTTTTATCAGCCCAAAGAGAGTAAATGA
- a CDS encoding DUF2147 domain-containing protein, with product MRILFFIALLLCSCLSQAQSITGQWVTIDDNTGKKRSIVEIYESEGKYFGKIIKLFREPGEEQDPVCDECEDYRKGKKIIGMNIITDMKKDGSELDGGEIMDPENGNIYKCKIWREGNELKVRGYLYFLYRTQTWLPQE from the coding sequence ATGCGAATCCTTTTCTTTATTGCCCTTTTGCTTTGTTCCTGCCTCTCTCAGGCGCAGTCAATAACGGGCCAGTGGGTAACCATTGACGACAACACAGGCAAAAAGCGATCAATAGTGGAAATATATGAGAGCGAGGGAAAGTATTTCGGTAAAATCATTAAGCTTTTCAGGGAACCCGGTGAAGAACAAGACCCTGTGTGTGACGAATGTGAAGACTACCGAAAGGGCAAAAAAATAATAGGAATGAATATCATCACCGATATGAAAAAAGATGGAAGTGAGTTGGACGGTGGTGAAATAATGGATCCTGAAAATGGGAACATCTACAAATGTAAAATATGGAGAGAGGGCAATGAACTAAAAGTCAGAGGCTATCTCTACTTTCTCTACAGAACCCAAACGTGGCTGCCACAGGAATAA
- a CDS encoding RNA polymerase sigma factor codes for MKDDEILAKISKGDETALDYLYRKYYRMMTKIVLSNNGTEEEAKDVFQEALIVFWQKAVSGNLVMTSKISTFLYSICLNQWRKELDRKSRLSSEEKDGEEFQEHDAEEKARIIQECIGDLGDICKKLLTYYYFDGMSMNDIAEKLQFANTDTAKTKKYKCMKRLDLLIRSRYKEEDFLD; via the coding sequence ATGAAAGATGACGAGATTCTTGCAAAAATAAGCAAGGGTGACGAGACGGCTCTGGACTACTTGTACAGGAAGTATTACAGGATGATGACGAAGATCGTCTTGTCCAACAATGGTACAGAGGAAGAGGCGAAGGATGTATTTCAGGAGGCTTTGATCGTTTTTTGGCAAAAGGCTGTGAGTGGAAATCTTGTGATGACCTCCAAAATCAGTACTTTTTTGTACAGCATCTGTCTCAATCAATGGAGAAAAGAGCTGGACAGGAAAAGTCGGCTTTCAAGTGAAGAGAAAGATGGAGAGGAATTTCAGGAGCATGACGCAGAAGAAAAGGCACGTATTATCCAGGAATGCATTGGCGATCTTGGGGATATTTGCAAAAAGCTGCTAACTTATTATTATTTCGACGGAATGTCGATGAATGATATAGCAGAGAAACTTCAGTTTGCAAACACAGACACAGCAAAGACCAAAAAGTACAAATGCATGAAACGACTTGATCTGTTGATCAGAAGTAGGTATAAAGAAGAAGACTTTCTCGACTAA